The Verrucomicrobium spinosum DSM 4136 = JCM 18804 genome includes a region encoding these proteins:
- a CDS encoding peroxiredoxin, with the protein MKKSIAAVFSLTLLAAASVIAGPKAVKVDPPYAAPAIEGTDQTGKVVKFADLYKDNKFVLVYFYPKADTPGCTKQGCSLRDGNAELAKKGVKIVGVSADTVEAQKAFSEKYTFPFQLIADKDGKVIDAFKVAKRPNGMASREAFLVKEGKVVWHDPAAATEKQAEDALKAVEEAK; encoded by the coding sequence ATGAAGAAATCCATCGCCGCCGTTTTCTCCCTTACCCTGCTGGCTGCTGCCAGCGTCATCGCCGGACCCAAAGCTGTGAAAGTTGATCCTCCCTACGCCGCTCCCGCCATCGAAGGCACCGACCAGACGGGCAAGGTCGTCAAATTTGCTGACCTGTACAAGGACAACAAGTTTGTGCTCGTGTACTTCTACCCCAAAGCTGACACCCCGGGCTGCACGAAGCAGGGCTGTAGCCTTCGCGACGGCAATGCCGAACTGGCCAAGAAAGGCGTCAAGATCGTCGGCGTGAGCGCGGACACCGTGGAAGCCCAGAAAGCCTTCTCTGAGAAATACACCTTCCCCTTCCAGTTGATCGCAGACAAGGATGGCAAGGTCATTGATGCCTTCAAGGTCGCCAAGCGCCCCAACGGCATGGCTTCCCGTGAAGCCTTCCTCGTAAAGGAGGGTAAAGTGGTCTGGCACGACCCTGCTGCCGCCACTGAAAAGCAGGCGGAAGACGCGCTTAAAGCGGTGGAAGAGGCCAAGTAA
- a CDS encoding DMT family transporter — translation MPASTAIIVYPAIAALMYVFSALLFKRSSETGVGLWRTTFVANQIVGLLFALLWLLGGREVTWDIVWQPGLIALCLFIGQLSQFLALEKGDVSVAVPIFGLKVVLVAVFTPLVVGIPVSLTLWIAAFLSVAGITLLNKKHEGKRPKNIGVTLMAGGVGAVSFALFDVLVQKWGPQWGVGRLLPLIFGINAILSFSLIFLFKAPLHEIPKTAWKWLCGGSVLLGTQSIIFVSTVAIYGRATAANIIYASRGLLSVALVWLVGHWFANQEQNLGGKVLAWRMAGAALMMTAIVLVVVG, via the coding sequence ATGCCCGCTTCCACCGCGATTATTGTTTACCCGGCCATCGCCGCACTGATGTATGTGTTCAGCGCGCTGCTGTTCAAGCGTTCCAGCGAGACGGGCGTTGGCTTGTGGCGCACCACCTTCGTCGCCAACCAGATTGTCGGGCTGCTCTTTGCCCTGCTCTGGCTGCTGGGGGGGCGGGAGGTCACTTGGGACATCGTCTGGCAGCCGGGGTTGATCGCCCTGTGCCTGTTCATTGGGCAACTCTCCCAGTTCCTCGCCCTGGAGAAGGGTGACGTTTCAGTAGCCGTTCCCATCTTCGGCCTCAAGGTGGTGCTGGTCGCCGTCTTCACACCGCTCGTCGTGGGCATCCCAGTGTCTCTGACGCTCTGGATCGCCGCTTTTCTAAGCGTGGCGGGAATCACCCTTCTCAACAAGAAGCACGAGGGCAAACGGCCGAAGAACATCGGCGTCACCCTCATGGCTGGCGGCGTGGGAGCAGTGAGTTTCGCCCTCTTTGACGTGCTCGTTCAGAAGTGGGGGCCGCAGTGGGGTGTGGGCAGGCTGCTGCCGCTGATCTTTGGCATCAATGCGATCCTGTCCTTCAGCCTCATATTCCTTTTCAAGGCACCGCTGCATGAAATCCCCAAAACCGCATGGAAATGGCTCTGCGGAGGCTCCGTACTCCTGGGCACGCAAAGCATCATCTTTGTCAGCACGGTCGCGATTTACGGTCGAGCCACCGCCGCCAACATCATTTATGCCTCGCGTGGTCTCCTCAGCGTGGCTCTTGTCTGGCTCGTCGGGCACTGGTTTGCCAACCAGGAACAAAACCTCGGCGGCAAGGTCCTCGCCTGGAGGATGGCAGGTGCAGCCCTGATGATGACGGCGATTGTCCTCGTGGTCGTGGGGTGA